GTTTAAATCGTGGTGTTTTAGTATTTTTCAAAGTAATGGGAGGTTTTTCAGCCTTAGCATTCTTAATACTTACAACTCCTGCAAATAATGTATTTAAAGTATTTGATGATATGCATTTTCCTAAAATATTCACAGATTTAGCAATACTAATATATAGATATATATTTGTATTTCTTGATGTTACAAATACAATGTATAATTCCCAGAAAACAAGACTAGGATATTCAACCTATAAAAGTTGGCTTAGATGTCTTGGAGAACTAGCTGGAATGATATTTATAAGAACATGGGAACAAGGAGAAACATCATACCAAGCACTAGCTGCACGTGGATATACTGGAGAACTTAACTTTGTACATGTAGGTTCATCAATTCATGATATACCATTAACACACTGGGTAGCATTAATAATATTCCTAGTAGGATTATGTTATTTCATATATATTACAGGTTCAATAAATGTAGTACCCTATCTAATACATCCATAAAAATACTATTAAAGTGGGAAATCATATATTAATATAATAAAACATCTACAAAAAAAAGATAATAGTAAAAAATTCATAAAAAAAATACAATATTAAAAAGAAAAAAATAAAAAATATAGAAGGCTTTTCTAATGAAAGATATAATACTTGAAACAAAAAATCTAGGATACAAATACCCAGATGGAACAGAAGCACTCACAGATATAAATCTTAAAATCTATGAAGGCGATATGATTTCATTAATGGGACCTAATGGAGCAGGAAAAAGTACACTTTTCTTCCAATTTAATGGAATATTTGAACCAACAGAAGGAACAGTGGAAATTGAGGGTGAAACACTAAAATATGATAAAAAAAGTTTACTTAAAGCTAGATCAAAAGTAGGAATTGTATTTCAAAATCCTGATGATCAATTATTTGCACCAACAGTACTTGAAGATGTATCATTTGGACCTATGAATATGGGACTATCAGAAGAGGAAGTTAAAAGACGATCAATGGATGCACTAGAAAAAGTAGGAATGGATGAATATGTAAATAAACCACCACACCATCTTAGTGGAGGACAAAAAAAACGTGTTGCAATAGCAGGAATACTTGCAATGAAACCAAAAATAATGGTACTTGATGAACCAACAAGCGGACTAGATCCAAATGGTGCATCAAACATAATGCAACTATTATATGATCTTAATGAAGAAGGTATGACAATTATCATATCAACACACGATGTAGATCTTGTACCAATATATTCTGATGATGTAAAAGTACTATCAAAAGGAAAACTTATTAAAGAAGGAACATGTGAAGAAATATTCGCAGATCTTGATGTTATAGAACGTGCAAATCTACGTCTTCCATGGATAGCACAACTATTTGAACAACTCTCTCAACATGATCATATTGAATTTGAATACAAAGGATATCCATTAACAGTAAAAGATGCACATACTGCAATACTAAATTATATAGATGAGCATAAAACTAAATAAAGTAGTGTAAATTATATTTTTAAGAAGAATTATAACTTTTTTCTTCTTTTATTTTTTTTTTTAATATGAAAACTAACATGAAAAAATTATAATTTGATATAATCCTTTTTTTTAACCTAAAAAAATTACTTATTTTTTTTTAACTATCAAATAATAAGCAAACATTACATCTTTTTTTTTAAGTTAAGTTTATTATAATTTTTAGTTAATCTAATTTTATTTTATAATGTATTAATCAATTAATTAAATTATAATGATAATTATTTATTTATATATGAATATAGTTAATATATTAACTAGAATTTAAAAAATTAATACAAGAAAAAAAAATACTAGATGATAAAAGAAAATAATTAAATCTAAAAAAAAATATTAATCTTCTAAAAAAAATATAACCACCCTTAAAAAGCATATTTTTCATTTAGACTATTACCAAAAAAAAATATTTAATAAAAATAAAAGTAGTTGAATAAAAATAAAATACTTATCAGAAAAAAAATAACTAGAAATGGAGGCTTAAAACAAGATGATAAACACACCAATAGATGTAGATTATTTCCAGAAAATAATAAACAAACTTGAAACACAAGTAGACTATGCAGATATCAGAGTAGAAGATTTACAATCTAACACTATAATCATGAAAGATGGTAAAATTGACAATGTAGATAGTGGAATAAACTATGCTGTAGCAATACGAGTACTAAAAAATGGAGCATGGGGATCAGCATATACAACAGAACATGAAAAGGTTGAAGATATAGCAACAAAGGCAACAACACTAGCAGCACACTTAAAAAGTGATGTGAAACTAACACCACCAGATCCACAAGAAGACATAGTAACATCAGATGCAAAGATCAAAATAGATGATGTAACATTTGATGAAAAAATAGATGCAATGAAAGATGCAAATCAAGCAGCACAACTTGATGAAATACAAAGTACCAACATCGTCTACTCAGAATCACAATCAACAAGCCTCCTTTTAAGTACTGAGGGAACAAATATTCTATCTGAAAACAATAGAACACTCATGTCAATGAACACAGTAGCAAACAATGGAGAAGTAATGCAAATAGGACATAAAAGCTTAGGTGCTGTAGGTGGATTTGAAGTAGTAGCAGATGCAGATCTTGAAGTATTTGGACGTCAAATTGCAGAAAAAGCAATAAATCTACTTGATGCAAAAACACCACCAAGTGGAAACTTCCCTGTAATACTTGATCCTGAACTTGCAGGAGTATTTATACATGAAGCATTAGGTCATGCATCAGAAGCAGATATAATACTACAAAATGATTCAATACTAAAAGGAAGATTAGGTGAAAAAATAGGATCAGATCTAATAACAGTAGTGGATGATGCAAGTTGCAAACAAGGATTTGGATACTATGCATATGATGTAGAAGGAACAAAAACAAGCAAAAATGTACTTGTAGAAAATGGAGTATTAAAATCAGTTCTCTCATCACGTGAAACAGCAGAAAAACTAGGACGAAAATCCAGTGGAAATGCAAGATGTCCATTAGGAGATCAAACCATAGTACGTATGAGTAACACATATATACAACCTGGAGATTCATCATTTGATGAATTAATTGAAGGAATACATGATGGAATATATCTTAAAGGATCACGAGGAGGTCAAGTAGATACTGGACGTGGAGTATTCCAATTTAATGCAGTAGAAGCATATACAATAAATAATGGAGAATTAGGTGAACACATACGTGATGTATCACTATCTGGAAGCACACTTGATATATTAAATAATGTTGAAGGTGTAGGATCAGACTTTGCATTAAGTGTTGGATTCTGTGGAAAAGATGGACAAACAGCACCAGTAGGAGATGGAGGACCACATATTAAAGTATCAAAAGCAACAGTAGGAGGAGTACAGTAAACAAAACATTAAAAACTTCTCTAATAATTATATATAATTTACAAAACTAAAAAAAAGTGAAATCAAATAAGATTAATCTAAAAAACCAATTTATAAAACTTAAAAAGTATAGGGAGCAGATTAAAATGAAATTACCTCAAATACCAACACCTGATGAAATGATAGACAAAGCATTTAACCGTGCAAGTCGTGCAGCATCAAAAGTAAGAAGTTCTAAACTACATCCACGTGTAAAAGGAAAAAGAATTGAAGAAGTACGTGTAGATACAGCATGTGATGTAATAAATGCAACATTTAACCGTATAATAACAGAAACACCAATACTTGAAGAATTACCAGAATTCTATCAAGACTACATAGATATTGTAGTAGGAATAGATCAATATAAACACTCACTAGGAGCAGTATTCTGGGCACTTGGAATACTAAAACAAATACAAGCACAATATACAAGTAAAATCAGAAAATCAGATTCACTAAGTGCAATACCAATACGAAAAGAAGCATATGGACGAATAGTATCAGTTGTAAAAAGAATAGAAGATGAACTAGACTTCCTAGACTTTGCAAAACGAGAACTTAAAAACATGCCAAACATCAACTTCAACGCAACACGGGCAGTTATTGCAGGATTCCCAAACGTAGGAAAATCAACACTACTTGGAAATATTGCAGATGCAAGTCCAAAAGTTGCAAACTATCCTTTCACAACACAAGGACTTCAAATAGGAAATTATGAAAAAGACTTCAGAAAATACCAAATAATTGACACTCCAGGTCTTCTTGATCGTTCAATTGATGATATGAATGAAATAGAACTTAATGCTATAGCAGCACTAGAACACTTAGGAAATGTAATTATCTACATATTTGATCCATCAGAAACATCAGGATATGCAATGGAAAATCAATACCTACTTTATGAGGAAATTAAAAAAGTATTTGAAACACCAATGATCTGTTTATTTAACAAAACAGACCTACTTGATGATGATACAATAATTGAAGAATACTCTAAAAAAATAGAAGATCCAATTTTTAAAACAAGTATAAATGACCTAAGTGAAGTAGAAAATGTTAAAAATCTAATTGAAGAAATAGCAAAAGAAAACGAAAACAAAGAATATGAAGAAAAATACAAATTAAGACACCCAAGAAAAGCACAAAACTAGGATAAAAAAATGAATATTCTTTCCTTAACCACCATATTTAATTTTTTTTTAACTTTTTTTTATAATTAAATTAAATAATTAATCATATTTTTTAATATATTCTCATAAAATTTGGAAATCTTTAAATAATAAAATGTTAAAATATTAATTATCAAATCAAATAGGGGAAAAATAATGACAGATAAAAATATAGATAAAAAAGACGAAACAACAAACGATGAACCAGTAACAGAAGAAACCAAAACAACAACTAATGTTGAACCAAAAATAGTAGAAACTAAAACAACAACAACTGATGATGAATCTTCATGTAAATGTGATGAAAGTGCAGATACTTGTGGATGTGATGATGAAGATAAAGATGATAATAAAACAGAATCACACAAAGTAAAAGTAGAATATGAAGTATATGGAAATGAAATGCGTGATGAAGCTAAAAAAACTGTAGATGGAATTATAGGTGACATCTTCTCAACACTTAAATCAAAACAAGATGAATTTAACAAAACAATGGGTGACATCAGATCAAACAAACCACAATTTGATGTTTTCACAACATCAGAAGATTTAATTGTAAAAGTAGACCTACCACGTGTTAAAAAAGAAGATATAGAACTTAAAGTATCAACAGAAGCAATAGAAGTAGATGCAACTTTCCCAGATGATCTTAAAGAATATGAAAATATAAAAATCATCAGACGTGATAGATGCTATGGTGAAACTAAACTTTTAATACCACTACCTGAAGAAGTTGCAATAAATGAAGTAAAAGCAACATTTGAAGATAATGTACTTACAGTAGCAATTCCTAAAATACGTGGAAGAAAAGTAAGTGTGGATATAGAATAAAAAGAAACTTAGGAATAAATACAAAATTCCTATATTTTTTTACCTTTTTTTTTAACATGAAAAATCTTTTTTTTTAAATTAATATTTTTTTTTATTAATATAATAATACTAATAATTTTTAGATTAACTAAAATTTAGATTATATATGTAGAAGTTCATGATGAAATACTACTTTTTTTTAATTTAGTAAATGAATATGTATTTTAATTAATGTAATGG
This genomic window from Methanosphaera cuniculi contains:
- the cbiQ gene encoding cobalt ECF transporter T component CbiQ yields the protein MSIFEDTLDYYSMNNKLTNSNIYYKTIFALSILIINLFANSPIAPIFILIFCSILTVYVAGISKKFYLTFLAVPFAFAFITVIFMAFFFGSGSQIWSLGIFGWGVTADGLNRGVLVFFKVMGGFSALAFLILTTPANNVFKVFDDMHFPKIFTDLAILIYRYIFVFLDVTNTMYNSQKTRLGYSTYKSWLRCLGELAGMIFIRTWEQGETSYQALAARGYTGELNFVHVGSSIHDIPLTHWVALIIFLVGLCYFIYITGSINVVPYLIHP
- a CDS encoding NOG1 family protein, with the translated sequence MKLPQIPTPDEMIDKAFNRASRAASKVRSSKLHPRVKGKRIEEVRVDTACDVINATFNRIITETPILEELPEFYQDYIDIVVGIDQYKHSLGAVFWALGILKQIQAQYTSKIRKSDSLSAIPIRKEAYGRIVSVVKRIEDELDFLDFAKRELKNMPNINFNATRAVIAGFPNVGKSTLLGNIADASPKVANYPFTTQGLQIGNYEKDFRKYQIIDTPGLLDRSIDDMNEIELNAIAALEHLGNVIIYIFDPSETSGYAMENQYLLYEEIKKVFETPMICLFNKTDLLDDDTIIEEYSKKIEDPIFKTSINDLSEVENVKNLIEEIAKENENKEYEEKYKLRHPRKAQN
- a CDS encoding Hsp20/alpha crystallin family protein, translating into MTDKNIDKKDETTNDEPVTEETKTTTNVEPKIVETKTTTTDDESSCKCDESADTCGCDDEDKDDNKTESHKVKVEYEVYGNEMRDEAKKTVDGIIGDIFSTLKSKQDEFNKTMGDIRSNKPQFDVFTTSEDLIVKVDLPRVKKEDIELKVSTEAIEVDATFPDDLKEYENIKIIRRDRCYGETKLLIPLPEEVAINEVKATFEDNVLTVAIPKIRGRKVSVDIE
- a CDS encoding ATP-binding cassette domain-containing protein, yielding MKDIILETKNLGYKYPDGTEALTDINLKIYEGDMISLMGPNGAGKSTLFFQFNGIFEPTEGTVEIEGETLKYDKKSLLKARSKVGIVFQNPDDQLFAPTVLEDVSFGPMNMGLSEEEVKRRSMDALEKVGMDEYVNKPPHHLSGGQKKRVAIAGILAMKPKIMVLDEPTSGLDPNGASNIMQLLYDLNEEGMTIIISTHDVDLVPIYSDDVKVLSKGKLIKEGTCEEIFADLDVIERANLRLPWIAQLFEQLSQHDHIEFEYKGYPLTVKDAHTAILNYIDEHKTK
- a CDS encoding TldD/PmbA family protein; translation: MINTPIDVDYFQKIINKLETQVDYADIRVEDLQSNTIIMKDGKIDNVDSGINYAVAIRVLKNGAWGSAYTTEHEKVEDIATKATTLAAHLKSDVKLTPPDPQEDIVTSDAKIKIDDVTFDEKIDAMKDANQAAQLDEIQSTNIVYSESQSTSLLLSTEGTNILSENNRTLMSMNTVANNGEVMQIGHKSLGAVGGFEVVADADLEVFGRQIAEKAINLLDAKTPPSGNFPVILDPELAGVFIHEALGHASEADIILQNDSILKGRLGEKIGSDLITVVDDASCKQGFGYYAYDVEGTKTSKNVLVENGVLKSVLSSRETAEKLGRKSSGNARCPLGDQTIVRMSNTYIQPGDSSFDELIEGIHDGIYLKGSRGGQVDTGRGVFQFNAVEAYTINNGELGEHIRDVSLSGSTLDILNNVEGVGSDFALSVGFCGKDGQTAPVGDGGPHIKVSKATVGGVQ